A region of Oryctolagus cuniculus chromosome 3, mOryCun1.1, whole genome shotgun sequence DNA encodes the following proteins:
- the LOC138848914 gene encoding intestinal-type alkaline phosphatase-like, which produces MQGAWLLSVLPLLLLLGSRPQPALGVIPGKEPRAACPNTANCQPLPEEETDPEFWYQKGREALDAARELQHIKTAAKNLILFLGDGMGVSTVTATRILKGQMTGNLGPETPLAMDHFPYLALSKTYNVDRQVPDSAGTATAYLCGVKANYRTIGLSAAACYNQCNTTQGNEVLSVMYRAKKAGKSVGVVTTMRVQHASPAGTYAHTVNRNWYSDADMPASARQEGCQDIASQLVSNMDIDVILGGGRKYMFPKGTPDPEYPTDPSQNGTRLDGRNLVEEWLTKHQGARYVWNRTELLQTTQDPSVTQLMGLFEPSDMKYEIQRDHERDPSLMEMTEAALHLLSRNPCGFYLFVEGGRIDQGHHEGNAFWALTEAVMFDSAIERAGQLTSEQDTLILVTADHSHVFTFGGYTGRGCCIFGLAPDKAQDGKNYTSILYGNGPGYAISNGIRPDVTEDESKDPGYRQQAAVPLSSETHGGEDVAVFARGPQAHLVHGVQEQSYVAHVMAFAACLEPYTDCGLLPPDSSTNAECPESTTGPSLPLLDKTLLRSLGAVAAP; this is translated from the exons ATGCAGGGGGCCTGGCTGCTGTCggtgctgccgctgctgctgctgctgggctccaggcctcagcctgCCCTGGGCGTCATCCCGGGTAAGGAGCCCCGAGCAGCCTGCCCCAACACAGCCAACTGCCAGCCTCTTCCAGAGGAGGAGACGGACCCGGAGTTCTGGTATCAAAAGGGCAGGGAAGCCCTGGATGCCGCCAGGGAGCTGCAGCACATCAAGACGGCCGCCAAGAACCTCATCCTCTTCCTGGGAGACG GGATGGGGGTTTCCACGGTGACGGCCACAAGGATCCTGAAAGGGCAGATGACTGGCAACCTGGGACCCGAGACGCCCCTGGCCATGGACCACTTCCCATACCTGGCTCTGTCCAAG aCATACAACGTGGACAGACAGGTGCCCGACAGCgctggcacagccacagcctACCTGTGCGGGGTCAAGGCCAATTACAGGACCATTGGCCTGAGTGCGGCTGCCTGCTACAACCAGTGCAACACAACCCAGGGCAATGAGGTGCTCTCGGTGATGTACAGGGCCAAGAAGGCAG GGAAGTCCGTGGGGGTGGTGACCACCATGCGGGTGCAACACGCCTCGCCAGCTGGCACCTACGCACACACGGTGAACCGCAACTGGTACTCAGACGCCGACATGCCTGCCTCGGCACGGCAGGAGGGCTGCCAGGACATCGCCTCACagctggtctccaacatggacaTCGAC GTGATCCTGGGTGGGGGCCGCAAGTACATGTTTCCCAAGGGGACCCCAGACCCTGAGTACCCAACTGACCCCAGCCAGAACGGGACCAGGTTGGATGGGCGGAACCTGGTGGAGGAGTGGCTGACAAAGCACCAG GGGGCCCGGTACGTGTGGAACCGTACAGAGCTCCTGCAGACCACTCAGGATCCCAGCGTGACCCAGCTCATGG GCCTCTTTGAGCCCTCAGACATGAAATATGAGATCCAGAGAGACCATGAGCGGGACCCCTCCCTGATGGAGATGACTGAGGCCGCACTGCACCTGCTGAGCCGGAACCCCTGTGGCTTCTACCTCTTCGTGGAGG GGGGCCGCATTGACCAAGGTCACCACGAAGGAAATGCTTTTTGGGCGCTCACTGAGGCCGTCATGTTCGACTCCGCCATTGAGAGGGCGGGCCAGCTCACCAGCGAGCAGGACACGCTGATCCTGGTCACCGCCGACCACTCCCACGTCTTCACCTTTGGGGGCTACACAGGGCGGGGCTGCTGCATCTTCG ggctggccccagaCAAGGCCCAGGACGGCAAGAACTACACCTCCATCCTGTATGGCAATGGCCCAGGCTACGCTATCAGCAATGGTATACGGCCCGATGTCACTGAGGATGAGAGCA AGGACCCCGGGTACCGGCAGCAGGCAGCCGTGCCCCTGTCGTCCGAGACCCATGGCGGCGAGGACGTGGCTGTGTTTGCGCGCGGGCCGCAGGCGCACCTGGTACACGGCGTGCAGGAGCAGAGCTACGTCGCGCACGTCATGGCCTTCGCCGCCTGCCTGGAGCCCTACACCGACTGCGGCCTGCTGCCCCCTGACAGCAGCACCAACGCCGAGTGCCCGGAGTCGACCACGGGACCCTCACTGCCGCTGCTGGACAAGACCCTGCTGCGGTCGCTGGGGGCCGTTGCTGCGCCCTGA